In uncultured Bacteroides sp., the following proteins share a genomic window:
- a CDS encoding carboxylesterase family protein, translating into MKKLDFLVAIFAVFCSGSSFAQQPAPVKVDEGLLQGFYEDNLNVYKGIPFAAPPVGELRWRAPQPAAKWDGIKQAVKFAPAPIQMGNPSSGKSEDCLYLNIWSPAKSSNDHLPVLVWIYGGGFSAGSTSESIYSGEKLAKKGVILVSIAYRVGQFGFLAHPELSAESSDHVSGNYGLLDQIAGLKWIQKNIAAFGGDPEKVTIFGESAGAISVSMLCASPLAKGLFRGAISESGGSFGPTRSTTFPGENMKTLKQAETEGQSYVQKAGVSSIADLRKIPADKVPSGFGMPGGWPIVDGYVIPDDQYKLYEAGKYNDVSVLIGYNSDEGASFSPARVPEEYIAGVKNRYGKFADDLIKAYPVGENYVPKTARDLMRDAAFGWQTWAWARLQSKTGKSKVYYYYFDQHPDSPKDSPHYGYGSPHGQEVAYVFEHLNASNPRTTKEDLNISEAMATYWTNFTKYGTPNGNGITKWPAFSDKNPTLMYFSQTPHTGPVPSVESLKVLDNYFKWRRSSEGQAWAK; encoded by the coding sequence ATGAAGAAATTGGATTTTTTAGTTGCGATATTTGCTGTATTCTGTTCCGGGAGCAGCTTTGCGCAGCAGCCTGCGCCTGTAAAGGTTGATGAAGGATTGTTACAGGGATTTTATGAAGACAACTTGAATGTGTATAAAGGTATTCCATTTGCTGCACCGCCTGTAGGTGAACTTCGCTGGCGTGCACCCCAACCTGCTGCCAAGTGGGACGGAATAAAGCAGGCTGTAAAATTTGCTCCTGCTCCAATACAGATGGGAAATCCTTCTTCTGGAAAAAGCGAAGATTGTTTGTATCTGAATATCTGGTCACCGGCAAAATCGTCAAACGATCATCTTCCGGTACTTGTTTGGATTTATGGTGGTGGCTTCAGTGCCGGATCTACTTCTGAGTCCATTTACAGTGGCGAAAAACTGGCAAAAAAAGGTGTTATTCTAGTTAGTATTGCTTATAGGGTTGGTCAATTCGGATTTTTGGCACATCCTGAATTAAGTGCGGAAAGTTCGGATCATGTTTCGGGAAACTACGGTTTACTTGATCAGATTGCCGGATTGAAATGGATACAAAAAAATATTGCTGCTTTTGGTGGAGATCCTGAAAAAGTGACCATTTTCGGTGAATCGGCCGGTGCTATCTCGGTAAGTATGTTATGTGCGTCACCTTTAGCCAAAGGGTTGTTCCGCGGAGCTATTTCTGAAAGTGGTGGCTCGTTTGGACCTACACGTTCTACCACTTTTCCGGGCGAGAATATGAAAACACTGAAACAGGCTGAAACAGAAGGGCAGAGTTATGTTCAAAAAGCCGGTGTTTCGTCAATTGCTGATCTTCGCAAAATTCCAGCCGATAAAGTTCCTTCAGGTTTTGGTATGCCTGGCGGCTGGCCTATTGTTGATGGATATGTGATTCCCGATGACCAATATAAACTATATGAAGCCGGCAAGTATAATGATGTATCGGTGCTTATTGGATACAATTCCGACGAAGGAGCTAGTTTCTCTCCGGCACGGGTTCCTGAAGAATATATTGCCGGAGTGAAGAATCGTTATGGGAAATTTGCCGATGATCTGATTAAAGCTTATCCGGTTGGAGAAAATTACGTACCAAAAACCGCACGTGACTTAATGCGTGATGCTGCTTTTGGTTGGCAAACATGGGCCTGGGCAAGGCTTCAGTCAAAAACAGGAAAATCGAAAGTCTATTATTACTATTTTGATCAGCACCCTGATTCTCCAAAAGATTCGCCGCACTATGGATATGGATCTCCTCATGGACAGGAAGTTGCTTATGTTTTCGAACATCTGAATGCCTCGAATCCTCGAACTACAAAAGAAGATTTGAATATTTCAGAAGCTATGGCTACTTATTGGACTAATTTTACCAAATATGGAACTCCAAATGGCAATGGGATAACCAAATGGCCGGCTTTCAGTGATAAAAATCCAACACTGATGTATTTCAGCCAAACCCCTCATACTGGTCCTGTACCCAGTGTTGAATCATTGAAAGTACTGGATAACTATTTCAAATGGCGTCGTTCGTCTGAAGGACAAGCATGGGCAAAATAA